From Pelosinus fermentans DSM 17108, the proteins below share one genomic window:
- a CDS encoding sigma 54-interacting transcriptional regulator — protein MKKTILQEIQDVVIQYGNMISHVIKVDVEIVDGNLFRISGTGRYINQINVDMSKEGFVYQQVLATGETQLIKEPGEHIFCKLCSKQRCCDEKMELCTPIKLNDEIIGVIGLICFDEEQKQRLLDDIDFYQLFILQIAGFIGAKAYEQRENERNQVITNLLLQVINNVDKGVLILNQSNQIIQINESALKQLQLTSSCINKNVIIEATGDSMLGVEEYKILIANKKFYLMGNLLSVSPGLAVYDKIFIFDEMKSVKSDIYGLTNVSKLVSLDNIIGETEAIKQLKNKIRKVADSTSTVLVTGQSGTGKELIARAIHATSNRSDKPFIAVNCGAIPDTLLESELFGYIKGAFTGADPRGKIGKFELANKGVIFLDEVGDMPIYLQVKLLRVLQERKLVRIGSNQLISFDVRVIAATNKDLKALIKENKFREDLYYRLNVIPLEAPALGQRIEDIPLVVASTIEKYCGLFHKKVQAIDQQTMNILIHYPWPGNVRELENTIEFMINMADELGTLTEDTLPRNIREYKNDIGQAEGQNIRLLREVERDHIVKAVALYGNTTKGKQVAAKQLGIGVATLYRKLNELLGERC, from the coding sequence GTGAAAAAAACAATTTTACAAGAAATTCAGGATGTAGTAATTCAGTATGGAAATATGATCTCTCATGTGATTAAAGTGGATGTGGAGATTGTTGATGGTAATTTATTTCGTATTTCTGGTACAGGAAGATACATTAACCAAATAAATGTTGATATGTCGAAGGAAGGCTTTGTTTATCAGCAAGTGCTGGCTACGGGTGAAACCCAATTAATTAAAGAACCTGGTGAACATATATTTTGTAAGCTGTGCTCCAAACAGAGATGCTGTGATGAAAAAATGGAGTTATGTACTCCTATTAAATTAAATGATGAAATTATTGGGGTAATTGGACTTATTTGTTTTGATGAAGAGCAAAAACAAAGATTATTAGATGACATAGATTTTTATCAACTATTCATACTGCAAATTGCAGGATTTATTGGAGCGAAAGCTTATGAGCAGCGAGAGAACGAACGAAATCAAGTCATAACTAATTTATTACTGCAAGTGATTAATAATGTAGATAAAGGTGTACTGATCTTAAATCAAAGTAATCAAATTATTCAAATTAATGAGAGTGCTTTAAAGCAATTGCAATTAACCTCATCTTGTATCAACAAAAACGTTATCATTGAGGCTACTGGTGATTCCATGTTAGGAGTAGAGGAATATAAAATCCTGATTGCAAACAAAAAGTTCTACTTAATGGGAAATTTATTAAGCGTATCTCCAGGTTTAGCAGTTTACGATAAAATTTTTATTTTTGACGAAATGAAAAGTGTAAAATCAGATATTTATGGCTTAACAAATGTATCTAAATTGGTTAGTTTAGACAATATTATTGGTGAAACAGAAGCAATTAAACAACTAAAAAATAAAATACGCAAGGTAGCTGACTCTACATCAACAGTACTTGTTACAGGACAGAGTGGCACAGGTAAAGAATTGATTGCCAGGGCCATTCATGCTACAAGTAATCGAAGTGATAAACCCTTCATTGCTGTAAACTGTGGAGCTATACCTGATACTTTATTAGAAAGTGAACTCTTTGGTTATATAAAAGGGGCTTTTACTGGGGCTGATCCACGGGGGAAAATTGGCAAGTTTGAACTTGCTAATAAAGGCGTTATTTTCTTAGATGAAGTTGGTGATATGCCAATTTACTTACAGGTTAAATTGCTAAGGGTCTTACAAGAGCGAAAGCTAGTGCGAATTGGTTCTAATCAGTTAATATCATTTGACGTTCGGGTTATAGCTGCCACAAATAAGGATTTGAAAGCTTTAATTAAAGAAAATAAGTTTCGTGAGGATTTATATTACAGGTTGAATGTGATTCCACTAGAAGCACCGGCTCTTGGGCAAAGAATAGAAGATATCCCATTGGTTGTAGCTAGTACTATCGAAAAATACTGTGGTTTATTTCATAAAAAAGTACAGGCTATCGATCAGCAAACTATGAATATTCTAATTCATTATCCTTGGCCTGGTAATGTGCGTGAGTTAGAAAATACTATTGAATTTATGATTAACATGGCAGACGAATTAGGGACACTAACTGAGGACACATTACCTCGCAATATCCGTGAATATAAAAATGATATAGGACAGGCCGAGGGTCAAAATATTCGGCTTTTGCGGGAAGTGGAGCGGGATCATATAGTGAAGGCTGTTGCTTTATATGGCAATACTACAAAAGGTAAGCAGGTAGCTGCAAAACAGTTAGGAATTGGAGTTGCTACCTTATATCGAAAATTGAATGAGTTATTAGGGGAAAGGTGTTAG
- a CDS encoding amidohydrolase family protein, translating into MSNDVMIIKGNFIFTPSFGQLTVLENSYIIIEGQWVKGTYAELSEEFTGLPVIDYGDDLIIPGFVDLHSHAPQFVNRGLGLDLELLPWLEKYTFSAEAKFKDLAYAEAVYKAVVVELWRWGTTRAVLFGTIHKEATAKLLELLARAGLGGYVGKVNMDRNSPLALIETTKQSLADTEEFLQDTVSRYALVKPIVTPRFVPSCTPELMAGLAYLAKKYQVPVQSHLSENTAEITWVRELHRKCQNYGDVYNQFELFGQQPTIMAHCVHSDAAEIELMAKNNVYVAHCPSSNANLSSGIAPIRRIIQQGVSVGLGSDVAGGHQVSIAQVMVATVQASKLKWLETQKTDDFINMREAFYLATKGGGSFFGKIGSFEAGYEFDALVIHNHHVVDRNQRSLEERLHQFIYIGEDRDIVARYVAGKKVDHP; encoded by the coding sequence ATGAGTAATGATGTGATGATTATAAAAGGGAATTTCATTTTTACACCCAGTTTTGGTCAATTAACAGTTCTGGAAAATAGTTATATTATAATTGAAGGACAGTGGGTTAAAGGAACGTATGCTGAGCTTTCTGAAGAATTTACAGGGTTGCCTGTAATCGATTATGGAGATGATCTGATCATTCCGGGATTTGTGGACTTGCATTCCCATGCACCGCAATTTGTTAACCGAGGTTTAGGACTTGATCTGGAATTACTTCCATGGCTGGAAAAATATACTTTTTCAGCAGAGGCTAAATTTAAGGATTTGGCATATGCAGAAGCAGTTTATAAGGCGGTTGTTGTAGAGCTTTGGAGATGGGGGACCACGCGTGCTGTACTGTTTGGTACCATTCATAAAGAGGCTACGGCTAAATTGCTGGAACTGCTGGCAAGGGCAGGTTTAGGAGGATATGTGGGAAAGGTCAATATGGACCGAAATTCTCCGCTGGCATTGATAGAAACAACAAAGCAGTCATTGGCCGATACGGAGGAATTTCTGCAAGACACTGTCAGTCGGTATGCATTGGTAAAGCCGATTGTCACGCCACGGTTTGTGCCTTCCTGTACACCGGAACTGATGGCGGGACTGGCTTATCTAGCCAAGAAGTATCAGGTGCCGGTCCAGTCCCATTTATCGGAAAATACTGCTGAGATCACCTGGGTCAGAGAATTGCATCGGAAATGCCAGAACTATGGAGACGTCTATAATCAATTTGAATTATTCGGTCAGCAGCCAACTATTATGGCGCACTGTGTCCATAGTGATGCTGCCGAAATAGAACTAATGGCGAAGAATAATGTATATGTGGCTCATTGTCCATCTTCCAATGCTAACCTATCCAGCGGGATAGCACCTATTCGCAGGATTATTCAACAAGGGGTTTCGGTTGGATTGGGTTCCGACGTCGCAGGCGGACACCAGGTGTCTATAGCGCAGGTGATGGTAGCAACTGTGCAAGCGTCCAAATTGAAATGGCTGGAAACGCAGAAGACGGATGATTTTATCAATATGCGAGAAGCTTTTTATCTGGCAACCAAGGGCGGCGGCAGCTTTTTTGGTAAGATAGGCAGCTTTGAGGCAGGATACGAATTTGATGCATTAGTCATTCATAATCACCATGTCGTTGATCGGAATCAACGCTCTTTGGAAGAAAGACTGCATCAATTTATTTATATTGGCGAGGATCGAGATATTGTTGCTAGATATGTGGCTGGTAAAAAAGTCGATCATCCGTAA
- a CDS encoding NCS2 family permease: MLKTQITENQGNVQVFLNRYFKLPQRGTDIRTEMLAGLTTFIAMSYLIFVIPGQFLAAAGMPHTSATAATILSTAFATLLIGLYANLPIAMGPGLGLGAVFAFVMVGSMGLSWQTALGAVFVSGVLFFILAITNITKAVIEAIPTMLKSAIGVGLGLFIAFIGFKGAGIIVPSPGTIVTLGSLKQPGVLLAIIGLIINSVLLARKVKGAFLIGILSTTVIGMFMGVAKVPTSINDLISFIPPMPVETMGQLDIMAAIGYGLISIIFTITIVDLFDNIGTLIAISGKAKLLDKNGNLPDINKALLAGSLAAMMGSFLGSCTVTSYLESAAGVGAGGKSGLASVITGILFLATLFITPLAALVPGAATSSILIILGALMIGEIVHIDFTDFTNALPAFLTIILMPLTSSIVEGMAFGFIAYTLLKVVTGRMKEINPLMYVLSIIFAIHLWMK; this comes from the coding sequence ATGTTGAAAACACAAATAACGGAAAATCAAGGCAATGTACAAGTTTTCTTGAACCGATATTTTAAATTACCGCAAAGAGGAACGGATATAAGGACTGAAATGTTAGCTGGTTTAACTACCTTTATTGCTATGTCCTATCTGATTTTTGTCATTCCGGGACAATTTCTGGCTGCAGCTGGCATGCCCCACACCAGCGCTACGGCGGCTACCATTCTTTCCACGGCATTTGCCACTTTACTGATTGGTCTTTATGCTAATTTACCCATTGCGATGGGGCCAGGATTAGGCCTGGGCGCTGTATTTGCTTTCGTTATGGTGGGCAGCATGGGCCTAAGTTGGCAAACAGCATTGGGCGCGGTTTTTGTATCGGGGGTGTTATTCTTTATACTGGCCATAACCAATATCACCAAGGCGGTCATTGAAGCAATCCCTACCATGCTTAAATCTGCCATCGGTGTAGGCCTTGGCTTATTTATCGCCTTTATTGGCTTTAAAGGGGCCGGCATTATTGTTCCATCCCCGGGCACCATCGTAACCTTGGGCAGTTTAAAACAACCTGGGGTACTCTTAGCGATTATTGGTCTGATTATAAACAGTGTTTTATTGGCACGCAAGGTAAAAGGTGCTTTCCTGATTGGCATTTTATCGACCACGGTAATCGGCATGTTTATGGGGGTTGCCAAAGTGCCGACAAGCATTAATGATTTAATTTCTTTTATTCCGCCAATGCCGGTTGAAACTATGGGGCAATTGGACATTATGGCAGCCATTGGATATGGCCTGATATCTATTATTTTTACAATTACCATTGTGGATTTGTTTGATAACATCGGCACGTTAATTGCTATTTCCGGTAAGGCTAAATTACTCGACAAAAACGGTAATCTGCCTGATATTAATAAAGCTTTGCTGGCGGGTTCATTGGCGGCTATGATGGGAAGCTTTCTGGGGTCCTGTACAGTGACTTCTTACCTGGAAAGTGCAGCAGGTGTTGGGGCTGGAGGAAAATCGGGCTTGGCATCCGTTATTACTGGGATATTATTTTTAGCCACTCTTTTTATAACCCCTTTAGCTGCTTTGGTTCCAGGGGCTGCTACTTCCTCCATCCTTATTATTCTGGGAGCTTTAATGATCGGTGAAATTGTACACATTGATTTTACCGATTTTACCAATGCGCTGCCGGCGTTTTTAACGATTATTCTAATGCCGTTAACGTCTAGTATTGTGGAAGGCATGGCTTTCGGTTTCATTGCTTATACACTGCTCAAAGTGGTTACTGGCAGAATGAAAGAGATTAATCCCTTAATGTATGTTTTATCCATTATTTTCGCAATTCACCTTTGGATGAAGTAA
- a CDS encoding FAD binding domain-containing protein — MVNGYQATSLKEALQILAKESVTPYSGGTDLMIDPEENATFLFLARIPEMKNIVEDTEYLRIGAACTFTDIIENELVPAILKEAAAQIAAPAIRNLATIGGNICNGSAKGDSALILFATDAKLCLVSSRGERVLPIAEFYLGRKKTALQSDELLVEILIDRINLSNYYYKKVGARDALAISRVSFAAILNVADGKIVNCKTAFGAVSDIIIRRADIDAMLVGKTTKEAKVVKKEYMAAYDQAIIPIKGRISAEYRKAVCMNLLRDFLESNGI; from the coding sequence ATGGTAAATGGCTATCAGGCAACGTCTTTGAAAGAAGCATTGCAGATCCTTGCCAAAGAATCGGTAACTCCTTACAGCGGGGGTACTGATTTGATGATTGATCCAGAGGAAAATGCAACATTTTTGTTTCTTGCTAGAATACCTGAGATGAAAAATATTGTAGAAGATACAGAATATCTCCGAATTGGTGCTGCATGCACTTTTACTGATATTATTGAAAATGAGCTGGTACCTGCTATTTTAAAGGAAGCAGCAGCACAGATTGCAGCACCGGCAATCCGAAACCTGGCTACGATTGGCGGCAATATCTGCAATGGTTCAGCTAAAGGGGACAGTGCACTGATCTTATTTGCGACAGATGCTAAACTATGCCTTGTCAGCAGCAGGGGAGAACGAGTTCTTCCGATTGCAGAGTTCTATCTGGGTAGAAAGAAGACTGCTTTGCAGTCGGATGAACTACTTGTTGAAATTCTGATAGATCGAATTAATCTCAGTAATTATTATTATAAGAAGGTGGGGGCCAGGGATGCGTTGGCGATTTCTCGAGTCTCCTTTGCTGCCATTCTGAATGTAGCGGATGGTAAGATTGTGAACTGTAAGACTGCATTTGGCGCAGTCAGCGATATTATCATCAGAAGGGCAGATATTGATGCAATGTTAGTCGGTAAAACGACGAAAGAGGCCAAGGTTGTTAAGAAAGAGTATATGGCAGCGTATGATCAGGCAATTATTCCTATCAAAGGTAGAATTTCGGCAGAATACAGAAAAGCTGTTTGTATGAATTTGCTTCGTGATTTTCTAGAAAGCAATGGAATCTGA
- a CDS encoding (2Fe-2S)-binding protein has protein sequence MMINFILNDQKVASTAKANERLLDILRTEFACTGVKCGCKEGECGACSVILDGRLVNSCMVAMGHVEGCTVMTIEGYRKTERFAALDTSYASVSAVQCGFCMPGMVLASECILAKNPNPTEAEIREGISGNLCRCTGYNAIVQAISIAAKEGEGLW, from the coding sequence ATGATGATAAACTTTATTCTTAATGATCAAAAGGTTGCATCAACAGCCAAGGCAAACGAGCGTCTGCTCGATATACTTCGCACTGAATTTGCTTGCACGGGAGTAAAGTGCGGCTGCAAAGAAGGGGAATGCGGTGCCTGTTCTGTCATTCTTGATGGCAGATTAGTTAATTCCTGTATGGTGGCAATGGGGCATGTTGAAGGCTGTACGGTTATGACCATTGAAGGTTATCGTAAAACAGAGCGTTTTGCAGCCCTTGATACGTCCTATGCCTCGGTTAGTGCAGTACAGTGCGGTTTTTGTATGCCGGGTATGGTACTTGCGTCCGAATGTATTCTTGCCAAGAATCCAAACCCGACGGAGGCAGAGATACGTGAAGGGATTTCCGGCAACCTTTGCAGATGTACTGGTTATAATGCCATCGTACAAGCGATTAGTATTGCAGCAAAGGAGGGGGAAGGTTTATGGTAA
- a CDS encoding xanthine dehydrogenase family protein molybdopterin-binding subunit — protein MENISGSIKKKDHEAKINGSALYVDDHVMGGMLYGRLLHSAKAKARITKIILPELPEGYLIVDKNDVTGVNRVAIIIHDTPVYADDAVEYIGEPILMVVGPDNQVVEKILHKIVVVYEEQIPVLDMLTSDTVFFDYKYTKGDMDKALAEADRVFIETFQTGYQEQAYLETQGLIAYPQDGRMTVRGSMQCPYYVHSAVANAIGCEGKDVQIIQDVTGGGFGGKEAFPSILACQVAVAAKKANKPVKVIFNRREDMEFTSKRHPSLSTYKVAIKNGEITGMDIDVLFNSGAYTTLSAVVLQRGLICANGVYRIDNLRVGGRAVKTNTVPCGAYRGFGAPQTFFAVEMIMDHIAKEMGLDSLELKEKYMVKQGDSTSTSGKYHFHVPLPEMIQRIDELTDYRAKRKQYQQQIGRYRKGIGLSMFFHGCGFTGSGERDIIKAVAKIRKNPDNTVEILASNSDIGQGLKTTFCKIVADTLGISYDQVYIDNPDTDRVPDSGPTVASRSLMTVGGLLQRAAEKLKKEWQDGKEQVIEEHFVEPDFVIPFNLKNFSGDAYPTYSWSVNAIEVEVDTLTAMTKILGAWGIFDVGVPIDMNIVVGQMEGGFLQGIGYASMEQMDYNDKGIIRNNSFSDYIIPTAVDVPNLVAEMMNNPYTHGPYGAKGAGELPLVGAAPAYVEAMENALGANLNKVPFTPEDAMKILQGVNT, from the coding sequence ATGGAAAATATCAGTGGATCGATAAAGAAGAAAGACCATGAAGCAAAAATAAACGGTAGTGCTCTTTATGTAGATGATCATGTGATGGGCGGCATGCTTTATGGCAGACTGTTACACTCTGCCAAGGCAAAAGCACGTATTACCAAGATTATTCTTCCTGAATTGCCTGAGGGTTATTTGATTGTGGATAAAAACGACGTAACAGGTGTAAATCGTGTTGCAATTATAATTCATGACACACCGGTTTATGCCGATGATGCAGTAGAGTATATAGGTGAGCCAATTTTAATGGTTGTTGGTCCGGATAATCAAGTTGTTGAGAAAATTTTGCATAAGATTGTGGTAGTGTATGAAGAGCAAATCCCAGTTCTTGATATGCTGACATCGGACACCGTTTTCTTTGATTACAAGTATACAAAAGGAGATATGGATAAGGCTTTAGCGGAAGCGGATCGCGTTTTTATTGAAACATTTCAGACGGGTTATCAGGAACAGGCTTATCTGGAAACACAGGGGCTTATTGCCTACCCTCAGGATGGCCGCATGACGGTGCGTGGTTCGATGCAGTGTCCATACTATGTGCATAGTGCAGTTGCCAACGCGATTGGCTGTGAGGGAAAAGACGTTCAGATTATCCAAGATGTTACTGGCGGCGGTTTCGGCGGCAAGGAAGCCTTCCCTTCGATACTCGCTTGTCAGGTCGCAGTTGCAGCAAAAAAGGCAAATAAGCCAGTTAAGGTCATTTTTAACCGACGGGAAGATATGGAGTTTACTTCAAAACGCCATCCTTCTCTTAGTACCTATAAAGTAGCGATTAAAAATGGTGAAATTACAGGTATGGATATTGATGTTCTTTTTAATAGCGGTGCCTATACTACACTTTCAGCAGTTGTTTTGCAGCGTGGTTTGATTTGTGCAAATGGTGTATACCGCATTGATAATCTTCGTGTTGGGGGACGTGCGGTTAAGACAAATACGGTACCTTGCGGTGCTTACCGTGGTTTTGGTGCGCCACAAACCTTCTTTGCTGTAGAAATGATTATGGATCATATTGCCAAGGAAATGGGGCTGGATTCTCTGGAGCTGAAAGAAAAATATATGGTTAAACAAGGGGATTCTACTTCCACAAGCGGCAAATATCATTTCCATGTACCACTGCCTGAGATGATTCAGCGGATTGATGAGTTGACTGATTATCGTGCTAAGCGTAAGCAATACCAGCAGCAGATTGGACGGTACCGCAAGGGCATTGGTCTATCGATGTTCTTTCATGGTTGTGGTTTTACCGGCAGTGGTGAACGAGACATTATTAAGGCCGTGGCCAAGATCAGGAAGAATCCAGATAATACAGTAGAGATTCTCGCTAGTAACTCGGATATCGGCCAAGGTCTTAAAACTACGTTTTGTAAAATCGTTGCGGACACCCTTGGTATTTCTTATGATCAGGTATACATTGATAATCCGGATACTGATCGTGTGCCTGATTCAGGTCCGACTGTAGCCAGCCGCTCTTTAATGACCGTTGGAGGATTGCTGCAGCGTGCAGCAGAGAAACTTAAGAAAGAATGGCAGGATGGAAAAGAACAAGTGATAGAAGAGCATTTTGTTGAACCTGATTTTGTAATTCCTTTTAACCTTAAGAACTTTAGTGGCGACGCTTATCCAACGTATTCCTGGTCGGTGAACGCGATTGAAGTGGAAGTAGACACATTGACCGCCATGACAAAAATCCTTGGGGCATGGGGTATTTTTGATGTGGGTGTACCCATTGATATGAATATTGTCGTGGGACAGATGGAAGGCGGTTTTCTGCAAGGAATTGGTTATGCTTCCATGGAGCAGATGGATTATAACGATAAAGGTATTATTCGTAATAATAGTTTTAGCGATTATATCATTCCTACGGCGGTAGATGTGCCAAATCTTGTGGCTGAAATGATGAATAATCCATATACCCATGGTCCTTATGGAGCCAAAGGGGCAGGTGAACTTCCTCTGGTTGGTGCGGCTCCTGCTTATGTGGAAGCGATGGAAAATGCTCTTGGTGCTAATTTAAATAAGGTGCCATTCACACCAGAAGATGCTATGAAAATTTTACAGGGGGTGAATACATGA
- a CDS encoding nucleotidyltransferase family protein — translation MKTNGILLAAGLSSRMKVFKPFLKIKGKMMIEHSVDSMFRAGVNQVIMVLGYRGEEVESLLRNTYDPSRLVFKYNDKYAETDMLTSVKLGISASSPCEAVYLLPGDMPAIHTRTFLAVREAMLQKHALAAFPTIDGYRKHPPLISFKCIERILAFTGEGGLRELWHQLESQIITVPVEDMGCMLDADTQEDYNRLADYMENLISS, via the coding sequence TTGAAAACCAATGGTATTCTACTGGCTGCTGGTTTATCCAGCCGTATGAAAGTGTTTAAACCTTTTTTAAAAATAAAAGGAAAAATGATGATTGAACATAGTGTGGATAGTATGTTTCGTGCGGGTGTAAATCAAGTCATTATGGTATTGGGATATCGTGGGGAAGAGGTAGAATCATTGCTGCGCAATACATATGATCCTTCCCGTTTAGTATTTAAATATAATGACAAATATGCAGAAACGGATATGTTAACGTCAGTTAAGCTTGGCATCTCAGCATCAAGCCCCTGCGAAGCCGTTTATCTTCTTCCTGGAGATATGCCAGCCATTCATACGCGTACTTTTCTTGCAGTGAGAGAAGCCATGTTACAAAAGCATGCCTTAGCCGCTTTTCCTACTATAGACGGATACCGAAAACACCCGCCCTTGATTTCGTTCAAATGTATTGAGCGCATCCTTGCTTTTACTGGCGAGGGTGGTTTGCGAGAATTATGGCACCAGCTGGAAAGCCAAATTATAACTGTTCCTGTTGAGGATATGGGCTGCATGTTAGATGCAGATACCCAGGAAGATTACAATCGACTAGCAGACTATATGGAGAATTTGATTTCATCCTGA